The Ficedula albicollis isolate OC2 chromosome 9, FicAlb1.5, whole genome shotgun sequence DNA window TATTAGAAGACCAACCAAATGCTAACCAAAGTAAATGGGAATTTTTCACAGATTTAAAGATTTGAATGAAACTATACCTGCTATAAAAACAAGTAGTTATTAACTTTCCTTAgttcttttttaaacttcccTTAgttctttagatttttttgaCCCCCTGGGAGAGGGCTGAGGAACCAAGGTTCCTCTGAAGGCCCAGAgcacttctgctgcttccttttcagcagcagtttacAAGAACTGTCTCACTGTACAAAAGAAACACCATCTTTCTTAAAAATTCAGCAAGAACTTCATTATTCCAGAGTAAGAAATAAGTAACAAGTGACTCCAAACCTCTGAAGGTGGGAGGGTCACTGCAAGTCTGAATTTAAACTCCAAACTCTAAGAGGAGATTGATTAATGGATGAATAACCTGAAACACTAAATTCACACAACTTCGctgtttctttaataaaagAATGTTCTTTGCAGATCATCTCACAGAAATATATGACTCTATATATGACTATAGTGATATGCACTATTTCATGAGTTAAAAAATAAACGTAACCATAACTGTGTCAGGATGTTATCATTTGCCACCTGGTCCATCTCTCAGCTTTATTTACTTTTGTAATATAAAGAACAAACTCTACCCTGAAAGTAGCCTGCAACTTCTATCAAAGATTTCTAGGCCTCTTTCCATTACTGATCCCCACATTCTTCAAGGATTTGCCCACACATAACCTCTGAAGCAAATAACATCACCCCCACATTACAGAGAAGAAGACTGAAGTGCAAAAAGATCTCTCATTCCAATAAAAGTCAATGGCAAGTCTAATAAATATCATCTGCTCAATTTTAGTGCTTAAGTTCTAGTCTGTGGTCACACTAGGAGTCCTTAACACAACAGAGGAACAGAACTAAGCAGATTTCATGTCCTGTGCTTGACTACAAACCTTGAAAACTTGGAAACAAAGAATCCAGAAGAACATTCCAGCCATAAAACTGTAATTGTTGAGTTTTATAGCATGCAGAGGACTGGATGActacaaaaatcacagaaagaaaagcacaattCTGTTTCAAGTACTTGGGTTAAGAATTTATTGTGCCAACATTCTTTTTATAACCAGAATCATTACTAAAATTACAAGACCACCATAAGTGATTTCATATGACAGTTTTCTTATGTTGCACTCATTTAAAGAATTAACAGTAATTTACATACTTCCactaagaaattaaatactgaCTTTCTAGAGTTAACCCTAGTTTTTTATTAGAAGACCAACCAAATGCTAACCAAAGTAAATGGGAATTTTTCACAGATTTAAAGATTTGAATGAAACTATACCTGCTATAAAAACAAGTAGTTATTAACTTtccttaattctttttttaacttcccttagttctttagatttttttgaCCCCCTGGGAGAGGGCTGAGGAACCAAGGTTCCTCTGAAGGCCCAGAgcacttctgctgcttccttttcagcagcagtttacAAGAACTGTCTCACTGTACAAAAGAAACACCATCTTTCTTAAAAATTCAGCAAGAACTTCATTATTCCAGAGTAAGAAATAAGTAACAAGTGACTCCAAACCTCTGAAGGTGGGAGGGTCACTGCAAGTCTGAATTTAAACTCCAAACTCTAAGAGGAGATTGATTAATGGATGAATAACCTGAAACACTAAATTCACACAACTTCGctgtttctttaataaaagaaaaaaacccaagtaaaTTAGTCTTAAATAGCTTAAAAACTTATAATCAAGAAAAAATCTAACTGTGAATGACAgaacttgaaaaaaacccaagtaaaTTAGTCTTAAATAGTTTAAAAGCTtataatcaagaaaaaaatctaactgTGAATGACAGAACTCGTCACTGCAAGTCTGAATTTAAACTCCAAACTCTAAGAGGAGATTGATTAATGGATGAATAACCTGAAACACTAAATTCACACAACTTCGctgtttctttaataaaagaaaaaaacccaagtaaaTTAGTCTTAAATAGCTTAAAAACTTATAATCAAGAAAAAATCTAACTGTGAATGACAGAACTTAGCTAAGAAACAAAATTCTGCACAACTGAAGCAGGAACACTCCTTGGAGATGTGTGCTCCAAGCAATTACGAAGCACCAGCCACAATCCACCCCGCACACATTTCAGACAAGTGAGTCAGCTGGCCAGCAAAAGGCCCATCCACCCCACATCCTCTGCACAAGCCTGAATATCTTGAATAGACTGAGCACGTGGGACAATTCCATCAACCAGTTTAAATCCCACTGCCTTTCCATAGCGCTTGGGACCTAAATAATTTAAGCATCTTTGAATGCATTCCTTATTGGCCTAGTGCAGAACTATTCAGTGAGACAGAACTTggacagagagagggaattCTGGATGTACTTTCAATTCATTCAACAGGGACATCACTGAGATTTCACAACACAAACTTGACTACAATTACAAAGACTAGTAATATCTGTCAAAACATAACAAAGtttcaaaaataactttaaaaaaggATGACAAAGCAAGCCAAATGTACTAAAGTCACCATAATGTGCATTTCAGATTACAGTGAGGTACTACAGAATACAAAGCCAGCATTCTCAATCCATTAAAAACACTGTATCTTATAAATTCTTACTGTTCAGCTTTTTGAGATTGTAATTTCAATGGAGTGATCAAAAATGCTTGTTAGCATTAATGACACCCTGACTGTATTTAAATAACAAGCATGGGACTCCAGGAATTTGgactttcttcttcctctggaGGTTTTCCAGAACCTATCCACTCCTACATCTGAGGAACCATGCTTTTGTTTAGGCAGGATCCTTTGGGACTGATGAACTGAAAATATTACTTCTTGCTAACAACACCCTAACAAATCATCTTGATCCTTAACATGACCTACTGTGAGCAAACTCGGTCTGTTTACCATTACCTTCCTTGCCCTGCCAGTCATGGCAATCAAATAAAACACAGTCTGAGCCCTGGCACCAAGcttaaaaatgcaggaaaagaatTCTGCGATCTTGCAGGTTTCCTGTGAAGTACCTGACAGTTTCATGGCAAATTCAAATCATGCCATGAGATTATTAAAAGATTTCTGAGATTTCCTAATGCAAACTGTACCATCACCTTCACCAGAATATTGGTGAGCAGGGATTGCTCAACTGGAGCTCAATTTCAGGAGGTGTCAGCTCCTACAGCTTTCTTTAGATACGTCATTCCTTACTTCAATCTGCATGAATAATCACTGGAAACCCAGCTGCTAAACCAGCTAGTCCATCTGTTACCCCTGTTAATAAACATATTATTATGTTCACTCTCACTAAGGAGCTCATGATTCACTGGGATTGTCTTTTTGGGAAACATCTACAGAAGTATATTAggtgtgcatatatatgtggCTGTGAATCCTATCTTTAGCAGCACAGACATATTATTTAGTGTCTTCTTGGTATCCCTTCTGCCTGAAGATAACATGAACCTGGTCCTTAGGGAGCAAGTTTTCAGTTGAGGCTACTCTAAAAAGCTTAATCAGATTTAATGCCAAGGGATCACAAGAAATCCCAGTGTCATTAGAAGATTTTTGTCAGTGACAAAATCTGACCTTTTGGTACCTCTCAGTTTGGTGCTTCCTGTTCAGAACACAAATAATTCCAGGCAGAGTGTGGCTAGCACTGGCCCAAAAATACACAAAGTAGATATGAACACATATGAAAAGGCTGTTTGCACTACTGTAACCAGAGATATTTCTCAAACGTTTTACATGGGTTTTGAAAGGTATaaaatgcaggatttttttcttctagtatGGTTTGAGTTCATTGCTAGTACAAGAAGCTTGGATACCTTGTTTCACAAAAAGAGAAGACTGATTATGTGTTTCCAACCATTTGCTTGAAgtttatgaaacaaaatttttccatcttttcatTTGGTGAAAGAAGTTGAGGATTTTCTCTGGTGAAACATTGGGCTCCTTTTCTCATATACCTTTATGTGCAACATCCATATGAATAAATGCCCTTCACATGGGAACTGataatttgtttattaaatcatAATTTCATTGTTCCAGTCATACAACACTTGAGGCAAATAGAGTATCTGCCAAGGGGCCACTGGACTGAGGACTGTCACTGCATTAAAACAACCATGAAGCAGAGCAAATAACATGACCAAATAATTTGATCAAATTCTGCCAAACTCTGCCACAACCACATGACAACAGATACCAGTATCCTCACAggtttttctttatatttaagCATTAGATGAatcagaaataaacaaaatcctCAGAGACAGGGATATTTCAAGCTCCTCAATAAAGGTGATCAGGAGCTCAGGGGGACCTGTTTGGCTCTGTAGTTGCCTAATGCCAAGAAATCTTGGCATTTAATCAAGAGACCCTCCACTATTTTAGCCAGTAAATGACaatatcaatttttaaaattgtccCTATTGAttgaagataatattttttttaacttcaagggttttttttattattttttttagtaaaatgaAGTTTGGCcaagtgttttaaaatgagatttacaGTGAGCcagaggaatgaaaaaattTCTCCTTAAAGAAAGCCAGGAAAGCCTTGTTACTGGAAAACTGTTGTCAAATCTGAACACTCAAAGTGATCTGAATACCTGGGTAATCTGAAATGACACTGATTTCTTTATTGGAAAATATAAAGTAGATACTTGTTTCTGAGATGCCATTTCAGGTCTGTGAAGAATGATGGCTTACTTTCGTGAAATTCCCACATGTCTGGAAATCTTTTCCTCTCAGATTTGCAAATCTACTAAGACTTAAACGCAGTGcttgaatgaaaatattcctcAAATCAAATTCAACAGCTTTCCTAATAAATATTCAAGATCCTTAACAAATATTCAGTAGCGTTATTTCTCCATTTAGACTCAAATCACTTTTAATGCAGTGGGAAATCTAACTGTGCCAGCCCAAAACTGTGTTCACATTCTTTCTTCAGTCCATCCTATTTGTTTTTCAACCAGAGGTTAATAGTCCCTGCAAACTGGCATCATTAATTTAAAAGGCCTCTGGATATTGTTGTGTCTATCTGAATTGCAAACACAAGAAATATCCTCAATATTTTCCACCAGCAGAGATGGACAGAAAGAACTTGAGAGCATTAGGATGGGCTGACAGTAGTGGAGCTGCGTTTATATAATTCTGCTGGCATAGTGGTAGGTTGTACTATATCTACAGGTAATCTTGTCCTAGCAAATGCTACCATAGGAAGATTTAAGGTATATACAGTCTGTGAGGTGTTCCCTTTTTGTATATTCTAGATGGGTCTAGACAGTTTACAATATTCTAGACAAGTAAAGGGTCAAATTTATCAAGCACTGCCTCCATTTCTTCATATATAATCACTATGGAAACAGATTGCAAAGTGATACACATGAACCAAACTAAGTTGGCACACAATTATTGCTTATAATTGATATTACTTGCCTCCATAAGAAATACTGAGGAATAGATTATTGTGAAACCTTAGAAGAGCATTAAAATGATCGATATTTTTTCTACCACCGTATGGAAGCATTGGGCATGCTCATGCAATCGGTTTGCACAGTACCAGTTACCTTAGTGCTTTATTTTGGACTGCACTAACCTTTAAACCATTCTTTTTTTGTGTACACCACTGTACTGCGACCTGCAGCACATCACAGCACCGTGATTTCGGCAGCACCCCGAGGACCACCTAACTTGTCCCCTGCAAATACTCCTGCATCCCTCTCAGGAAGGATCCACCCTCAGGCCCCGGGACAAGTCCGCGCTGTGCAGCCACGGGCCCGCCGGCCTGCACTGGGCGTGGGCCCGGGGCCGACGAGCCCTCAGAGGCGCCTCCATCTGCCCCCCTCGCctctccctgagctcccagcGCTGCCCCCTCATGACCAACGCTGCCCCTGCTCCGGGAGCGCAGGGGGAGAGCTCGGGGTGTGTTTCGCTTGTCAGGGAGGAGGAGGCGGGAGCCATTTCTGTGTGCGCATGGGGCGGATGCGCGGCCACCGGCCCCCGCCCGAGGAagcctccttctctctcctatCACCCCCCGACTTTGGGGCATTAAAGACAACAAACACAGTGGGGAAAACGCGGCCACGAAAGGGAGCCGCTATGTCGCCCCAGACGCTGCCGCAGGGCCGCTCGCTGTGCCCTCAGCCCGGCCAAGCCGGCGCCGCCATTGCCCCCTCCCGCCCCGCGCTGCAGCAGGGACCGGACGGGAAACCCCGTGCACGCggggggaaggggaggcagagggaggaaggagtggGGCGCTGTGACGCACTCAATGGTGCAATATCCTTCCGCGGTCTGACAAAAAAAGTAGTTCCATGTTCCACGTAACCTCATAGACCCCAATGTTTCATACAAAACCTCtggattaatttaaaaagtcgTGTGACGGGAATATCTTGGGACAGAGGGCTTAATCCGGAGGGATTCGTGCTTTTTTTGCGTGGGGCATAAGGTGTATATCCATGCGCAGAGCACAGCGCAACGAGTCCGGCAGCAGGGCGGGTATATAAGGCGGGCGCCGCGGAGGGCTTGCCTTTTCAGTTGAGGACTGAGCTGGTGGTCGGAACATGTCAGGGGGCTCCGCGGATTATAGCAGGTATGGCGGGGGCCTGGGCTCTTTCCTTATTCGGGGGCTTCGTGGATTATGTGGGGGCGGCCGGGGTGAGAGGAAAAGTCGAGAGAGGTTGAGTTGTGGGAGCCGGAGCGCCGTGGGGGAGGCAGGGAGCCGTGGTCAATCAGCCCTGCGCCCTGGCCCCTCCCGTTCTAGACGTTTCGGTCCCTGCGCTCCCCTTGCTCGCGGTTAAGCAACGGTTTAGCTCTAGTCCTTGGGGCTTGGCTTTCGTTATTGGCTTTCTTAGCAGTCCAGTCAACCCTGAAAAGGACTTTTTGGAATTTAATTCATATACAGCTGTGTTGTAGCTTAAGTGTTTAAATGcctttctgtggattttttttttctttacgTTCTTTTATACCTCGCTCCGTTTGCTCGCCCCGGGTGTTCGGGCCGCACTGAGGGCGAGACCATTATATTTTttgcgggccccccccccccccccccccccccccccccccccccccccccccccccccccccccccccccccccccccccccccccccccccccccccccccccccccccccccccccccccccccccccccccccccccccccccccccccccccccccccccccccccccccccccccccccccccccccccccccccccccccccccccccccccccccccccccccccccccccccccccccccccccccccccccccccccccccccccccccccccccccccccccccccccccccccccccccccccccccccccccccccccccccccccccccccccccccccccccccccccccccccccccccccccccccccccccccccccccccccccccccccccccccccccccccccccccccccccccccccccccccccccccccccccccccccccccccccccccccccccccccccccccccccccccccccccccccccccccccccccccccccccccccccccccccccccccccccccccccccccccccccccccccccccccccccccccccccccccccccccccccccccccccccccccccccccccccccccccccccccccccccccccccccccccccccccccccccccccccccccccccccccccccttcgCGCGCCGCCGCGGGAGCGCGCTCTCGCTGCGCCCGTGCCCGCGGCCCCAGGCCCGGCCCcgagagctgagctgggattcTGTGGCACCCAGGCCACTGAGGAAGAGGGGTAGGAGCTTGTCCATTGGCAGAAGCTCAGAGCACCTGCTCGAATGATCTGTCACGGGTCCCGCCGCTTTCTCAGCCGAGGTGTGAGCTCGCGTCTGCGTGGTGGTGCTCCTGTGCTAACAGCGTGTTCTCTTTCATGGCAGAGACCATGGCGGCCCAGAGGGAATGGAGCCCGATGGTGTCATCGAGGTGAGCACTTATGAACTGGCCTGAGAAATTAATCACTTGTGAACAGGGGTACTGGATTtatcattttttattctttattacaGAGCAACTGGAATGAGATTGTTGACAATTTCGATGATATGAATTTAAAAGAATCCCTTCTAAGGGGCATTTATGCTTATGGTTTTGAGAAGCCTTCAGCTATTCAGCAGAGAGCTATTATTCCATGTATCAAAGGTATGCAGTAGATTCATTACTATCAATATCAGATAATTATTAAAACACTGTAAAATGCATATGTTGTTTTGTTAGCTTGCAGTAGTAACTAATTTTAATCTTTATTGAGCAAGTGATATGATGGTACACCATCTTTCGGGACTGACCTGAAATGGAGACAAGTCCTTAGTACTGATCACTTACTTCAAGAGGAATTAAGTAAAACTAATATGATTGACCCGTGTGGGAGCAGTAAATGTGTATCCTACTTTTTTTAGGGTATGATGTGATTGCTCAAGCTCAGTCAGGTACTGGCAAGACAGCCACATTTGCTATTTCCATCCTGCAGCAGTTGGAGATTGATCTCAAGGAGTCCCAGGCACTAGTATTGGCCCCTACCAGAGAACTGGCTCAACAGGTATTGATagtgtagtttaaaaaaaacaaaaaactttgtGTGTTGCATAGCTTTCAGGTTTCACAACTGTGAGACAACATTACCAGACTTCTTAAGGGACTGTAATCAATATCCATTCAGAACCCTTTTTGTGTGAAGTAATGGGGGATACAAAATGGCTTCTGTCCCACAAGTTCTCTGCCTCCTTGAAGAGCTGAGTTGATGCACATAgagggtgctgggacaggggtgcaggaggcagctgctctgctgtgtgtaaAGTGGAGGGAGCATATTCAGCAGAAAACCACAAATTACTGAAGCAGTGTTCTGAgtggaaacaaaaaatttaCTTGTTTGGAAGCTATTTAAATTTAGATGCAGTTGTGCAACATGAAAACTGCAGTGCACGTTTGGTTACTTAAATGGTTTTGTATCTTTGTATGTTTTCCTGACAACATAATTGCATGTCTTTCACCTGCAAGGCTTGGTATTCTGTTACATTTAAGTGGGTGTGTGGTAATAACTTCCAGAACACTTGAATTTTTAGGATTTGCTGTCAGTAATGCGGATTCTTAAAAAGTGCTATGTTAAACCAACTCTAAAGTAGAAAACTTACCGTCATTTTCAACTAGACTGTACTGAAATGCCAGTGCTGTGACAATTCTTCAAGGTAAAGTACCGTCATTTTCAACTAGACTGTACTGAAATGCCAGTGCTGTGACAATTCTTCAAGATAAAGCTAAACATACtaaatcagacaaaaaaaaaaaggcagtaagGGCCTTCAATCAGAATGTTATGTCTTTGTTCTACTCGAAAGCTGCTGAGGTGAGACTTGTTTTGAAACCTGGCTTATAGTGATGCCCTTGAAGCATATTCACAGAAGTGTGTCCAGCTGCTTACCATGTAGGCCTGGGCAGCCGAGAACTTGAGCTCACTTCTGGTGGCCTTGCTCTCAGCTTGGTAATTGTCTCATGGCGGTCACTCATTCAACAAGCTAAACATACtaaatcagacaaaaaaaaaaaaggcaataagGGCCTTGGATCAGAATGCCtaaatcagacaaaaaaaaaaaggcagtaagGGCCTTCAATCAGAATGTTATGTCTTTGTTCTACTCGAAAGCTGCTGAGGTGAGACTTGTTTTGAAACCTGGCTTATAGTGATGCCCTTGAAGCATATTCACAGAAGTGTGTCCAGCTGCTTACCATGTAGGCCTGGGCAGTCGAGAACTTGAGCTCACTTCTGGTGGCCTTGCTCTCAGCTTGGTAATTGTCTCATGGCGGTCACTCAATCAACAAGTTCAACCAGTAAGAACAGAAATGTAACTTTGTTTCTGTCTACTGGTTTCTACCAGTTCAACCAGTAAGAACAGAAATGTAACTTTATTGTTTCTGTCTACTGGTTTCTACGTAGCAACTTGAGTTCTGTGAAGTTAGAAAAGTCTTTTTAGCATCTCTCAGTTCCAAGAGCTCCACAGTCCTTATTTGGTGTCTTGGCTTCCAAAGTCCGTAAAAGCCAGTGATAATGAGGCTTAAGCTTTATTGTCCTACAAACTCCTAATGGAAGGTTCTGTTTTAGATTCAGAAGGTAATCCTGGCCCTTGGAGACTACATGGGAGCAACATGCCACGCTTGTATTGGTGGTACAAATGTGCGCAATGAAATGCAGAAACTCCAGGCTGAGGCTCCACACATCGTGGTGGGAACTCCAGGGCGTGTGTTTGATATGTTGAACAGGCGCTATCTTTGTAAGTATTCATCTCACTGTGCACTTGCTAATACATTTCCAATGAAAGCCTCATACCCATTAAGAGCTTCAGTGTATTTGTTCTCACTGTAGAGAGTTGTGCTGGAAAGCTTGGTAGAGAAGCATGATATTTGTAAAGGATTATGTATTTCTGAAACTTCATGAGATGCTTCTTTTTCCAATAGCACCAAAATGGATCAAAATGTTTGTTCTGGATGAAGCTGATGAGATGTTGAGCCGTGGATTTAAGGATCAAATTTATGAGATCTTTCAAAAACTAAGCACAAACATCCAGgtataaaagcttttttatgTGGTAAGGTGATGCATGCAGATTTGGTTTTAGTGTGGCT harbors:
- the EIF4A2 gene encoding eukaryotic initiation factor 4A-II; protein product: MSGGSADYSRDHGGPEGMEPDGVIESNWNEIVDNFDDMNLKESLLRGIYAYGFEKPSAIQQRAIIPCIKGYDVIAQAQSGTGKTATFAISILQQLEIDLKESQALVLAPTRELAQQIQKVILALGDYMGATCHACIGGTNVRNEMQKLQAEAPHIVVGTPGRVFDMLNRRYLSPKWIKMFVLDEADEMLSRGFKDQIYEIFQKLSTNIQVVLLSATMPMDVLEVTKKFMRDPIRILVKKEELTLEGIKQFYINVEREEWKLDTLCDLYETLTITQAVIFLNTRRKVDWLTEKMHARDFTVSALHGDMDQKERDVIMREFRSGSSRVLITTDLLARGIDVQQVSLVINYDLPTNRENYIHRIGRGGRFGRKGVAINFVTEEDKRILRDIETFYNTTVEEMPMNVADLI